One genomic region from Phragmites australis chromosome 1, lpPhrAust1.1, whole genome shotgun sequence encodes:
- the LOC133915917 gene encoding probable aldo-keto reductase 1, with amino-acid sequence MEEQAPLVPRFKLGTQGLEVSKLGFGCLGLAGAYGPPLDDDVGVAVIAHAFGRGVTFFDTSDVYGPLTNETLLGKALKQLPRERVQVATKFGVRRDAAGVPIVCGRPEYVRACCEASLRRLGVDYIDLYYQHRVDTTIPIEDTIGELKKLVEEGKVKYIGLSEASPDTIRRAHAVHPIAAVQMEWSLWSRDIEPEIVPLCRELGIGVVAYSPIGRGFFGGRGVTEQVSAESTLQRQPRFSAENLEKNKQIYLKMEGLAKKHQCSPAQLALAWVLHQGDDVIPIPGTTKIKNLDANIDSFKVKLTDDDLKEITSQIHEEDVAGERQNTFFANTNWNYADTPRK; translated from the exons ATGGAGGAGCAAGCCCCCCTGGTTCCCCGCTTCAAGCTCGGCACCCAGGGACTGGAG GTGTCGAAGCTGGGGTTCGGGTGCTTGGGCCTCGCGGGCGCGTACGGCCCCCCTCTCGACGATGACGTCGGCGTCGCCGTCATCGCGCACGCCTTCGGCCGCGGGGTCACCTTCTTCGACACCTCCGACGTCTACGGACCCCTCACCAACGAGACCCTCCTCGGCAAG GCGCTGAAGCAGCTGCCGCGGGAGCGGGTGCAGGTGGCCACCAAGTTCGGGGTACGGCGGGACGCGGCCGGCGTGCCCATCGTGTGCGGCCGGCCGGAGTACGTGCGCGCTTGCTGCGAGGCCAGCCTGCGCCGCCTCGGCGTCGACTACATCGACCTCTACTACCAGCACCGCGTCGACACCACCATCCCCATCGAGGACACA ATTGGTGAGCTCAAGAAACTGGTGGAGGAGGGGAAGGTGAAATACATCGGGTTGTCGGAGGCGAGCCCCGACACGATCAGGCGCGCGCACGCCGTGCACCCCATCGCCGCGGTGCAGATGGAGTGGTCTCTCTGGTCTCGGGACATCGAGCCCGAGATTGTGCCGCTCTGCAG AGAACTGGGCATTGGAGTTGTTGCTTACAGTCCGATTGGCCGTGGGTTTTTTGGCGGAAGAGGAGTCACAGAACAAGTTTCTGCTGAATCTACTCTG CAACGGCAGCCAAGGTTTTCGGCagaaaatttggagaaaaacaAGCAGATTTATCTGAAAATGGAAGGCCTGGCCAAGAAGCACCAGTGCAGCCCTGCTCAGCTAGCTTTAGCTTGGGTTCTGCATCAAGGGGATGATGTGATTCCTATACCAG GGACAACCAAGATCAAGAACCTAGATGCCAACATTGATTCCTTCAAGGTGAAGCTGACAGATGATGACCTGAAAGAAATCACCAGCCAGATACACGAAGAAGATGTGGCCGGTGAAAGACAGAACACTTTTTTTGCAAATACTAATTGGAACTATGCAGATACACCAAGGAAATAG